Part of the Chitinophaga parva genome is shown below.
ATACCTTGATCTCGCTGCCGGTGCGGGCCATGGTGAAAGCCGTGCCCAGCGCGGTGGTGGCCACATTTCCCGATTCAACCACGAAAGGGTTGCCGGCGTACCGGGCTACATTGAAGTAGGCTTTGCCAAAGAGGATAATGCGGCGGTCCTGCTTTCCAAACCCGCTGCTGTAGCGGATGCGGGAGCCTTTATATAAAGTGGCCAGTGAGCCGTCCGGCAGATGCACGGAGCGGTGGTCTGCCAGTTTGTTTTCAAATTCCAATGTGTCTGCCGGTGCGGAGATGGCCTGTGCTACAGGTGATACTGCGGCTTGATGGTGGGGCTGTTGCCACCACCAGGCGGCACCCAGCACCATGGCCCCGCTTACCGCAGCCGCGGTGGCCCAGCGCATGCGCACTACCCGCGCCGGCGTGGTGCGATGTGCAATGCGCTGGTATACCTGCCGGAGCTCCATGGGTGTGAGCGCCGCATCGGTATCGTGTTGCCGGGCTTCGTACCATTCGTCATAAGCCTGGCGCTCCGCCTCAGTGGCGGTGCCGTCCAGGTATTTTTCCAGTAAATATTGCAGGCGCTCCGGCGTCATGAATAATGGGTTGTTTGTAAGTTCATCACTTCAACCCGCATTTACCCTCCCTCGTTTTTGCGAGTTCATATTAAGTTAACATTGGGGCAATGTTTACCATAACTTAACACAGCTTGTTTGGTGGGCCGAATATATTTGCAGATAAAATTACCGCTATTTCACAGGATACACATATGGAAGAGGGCTTGTGGCAACAAGCCAGGAACGGCGACAGGCGGGCGTTTGAGACCTTGTATCATCTACACGCGGAAGCACTGGGCCAACAGGCGTTACGCATTCTCCGCGACCGTGAGCAGGCAAAAGATATTCTACAGGAAGTTTTTATCAGTCTCTATTTAAAACGCGGAGATCTCCCTGATGATCTCAATGTAGGCGGGTACCTGAGCAACGCGGTGAAGTACAAAATATCCAATGTGTTGCGGAACAAGCTGGTGCAGGAAAGCCATCACCAGGTAATTGTAAAGGAAGGCTACCAATCAGATATACAACCCGCCGTATCCCTGGAGCGCAATGAGCTCAAACAGCAGATCGATCAAAGCATTCACACACTGCCCCAGAAGTGCCGCCAGGTTTTTATGCTAAGTTACTACGGTAACCTTGGTTACAAAGCCATTGCCGCAGAACTGGGCATTTCTGTAAAAACCGTGGAAAAGCACATGAGCAAGGCATTACAGGCCCTCCGCCGTGAATTAAAGGCAGGGCATTATATAGGGATGCTGGCTATTGGAATGATGTTAAATTAATGGCTTGTTAAATTGTTGAAATAGAAAAGGCCGCTTGTAACACAAGCGGCCTTTTCTATTCACAATAGCGTATCCATCATTCACTGCTATTCACTTACAAATGACCGGTCTCATCTCCAGTGACCGGGAATCCAAACCCAGCCTCCACGGCCGTGTCTCCAGTGGCCTGCTATCCATACTACACCAGGCCGGGGCGGTGCGGCCCAATAACCGCCGTGCCATACGTAGCCACGGCCCTGGGGCACCCATTCTTCTTCTACCCATACTGCGCGGGGAGAAGGCGCAACGGGCCTTGTTACTATTACGGTGGGGCGGGCAGGTCTGGTGCGTACCACCACGCGCTGTGCATATGTATCTGCCGCGGTAAATGCCACCAGGGCAAAGGCAACGAGTAATCCTGCTAACTTGTTCATAGTACGCTCTTTTTAAGGTTTCTGTTTATTGGACGCTGTAACTTGGGAGAGGTTTAATGGGCTTGTAAACAGGTTGTGGTGGCGGGCCACAACAAAGGCGCCTCCCCGGATGAGGAGGCGCGTGTCTCAAAAATGGATGGTACTCGTCTTTTATTTTATTGCAGCAGGCGCCATTCACTGAGCTGCCAGATGCTGCTGCCATTGTTTGCTGTGATGTTGAGGCGGTAATATTTGTAGGCGGTGCTGTTGGAAAATGTATACCGTTTAGTGAAAATGCGGGCACTGAACGTTTCGTTGGTGCGGGTGTCCAGCGTGGTCCAGGTGGTGCCGTTGTTAGAGCCCTGGAGGTTCCAGCTTTTGGGGTCACGGTCCGGGGCGTCGTTGCCGGAAGTGAGCGCATAGGAATGCGCTACCTGCGCGGTGCCATACAGCAGTTGGATGTAGAAATCGGGCGCATAGTTAAAGATGAGGAATTTCGTGTTGTAGTTGGCGTCCGTCATTTTGGTGGAACCTTCCGCGGAAGCGGCGCCACTGCTGTTTTCTTTATTGGCACTGAATGTGCCGGCCGCGGTAATGTCTTTGGCGTAGGTAACGCCGGGGAAAGTGGTTTGTGCGGTAGTAAGCTGGGTGGTCCAGTCGCTGCCGCCTTCATCCAGGTTGCCAAAGGCGGAAAGCGCCAGGGGCTTCAGGTCTACGCCGGCCGCCCCGCTCCAGAAGTGCACAAATTCACCCATGTTCATACCACGGTCGTACTCGGGATAGGTGGCAATGCCGTTATTGAAATTATGTTTGGGAAAGTACTGGGCGAGCAAGGTGAAAAATTTATCGAGCGTTGCAGCCTGGCTATACCAGGAGTAGATGGGATAGAACCAGTCCTTGAACCAATGCGTGTTGGCACGGGGGAAGTTGTCGGAGTTGGCCATTTCCAGGTTGTACCAGCGGGTTACGTCGGCACTGCGGCCCAGGCCCACATATACATCGTACTGGTAGATCTCCATCCATTTGCTATCGTGCCAGATACCGAAGGCCGGTGAGTTGTGTACGCCTTTGGAGGCGCCTTCCACGATGTGGCCTATTTCATGGGTGGTAAGGTCAATGTCATTACCCGTGCCACTCAGCCAGGCATTGGGGTCGGAGGAGCCTACGTCTATCACATTGCGGTAGTCATGGCTGGCATCCATGTAAGTGGAAGGATGGCCGCCGGAATACTTGCCGGCGTGGAAAATGGCAAACAGGCGCGTGTCTGTACCAAAGCTGCCATACGTGTGTTTGGTGTAGTTCCAGGCCTGACCCAGGTAGGTGAATGGCCAGGTGATGGAGGTGTTCACATCATTGTCGTAATACACGGCTACGCTGGTGTCAAAGTATTTGCGTTGCAGGAGTTGGTTATGCTCAAACCAGTGTTCCTGCCAGGTGGTGGGAGGGTCTGCAAGAGCGGCACGGGGCGTGGTGCCGGGGTTATTGCTGCTGAGCACATCTTTTTTACAACCAGGGGTCAGTGCCAGCAAGGTGGCGGCTCCTAAGAGCAGGAGGTGAAGCTTCATGGTTTTGTGGGTTGTTTTTTAGGTGAACAAAAGAAAGGAAATGACTTGGGTGGATGTAACCAATGGTTATGCGCCGGACAAAACTTTCCCCGCCCGCGATCGCGAAGCCAGGCCAGCGTTATATGCAGGACAAAACCTCCCCTGGCCGCGTTGCGGCAACACAAAATTTTATGCAATGAATAGATCAGTGCCCCCGCCGGCATTGCGTGTCAATGCGGCATTTCACAAAAATGGATCAATGGTGTGCTGGCTGCGCTTTCACAATCCGGGTTACGCCATGCAATTGCTGTAAAAACTGGTTGTTGATATGTGTTACGGTAAAATAGTTGCCGGCTAACAGTCTTCGTATACTAGGTCCTGTGTGATAGGGCCGGGCTGGTTGATGGCCCTGCGCTCCTTTGAAAGGTTGAACTAAATCGGTTTTGTAGCCGATTTTTGAAATTAAAACAAAAAATGTAATCCTGCAAACATTTTATGCCGGGCGCTCCGGCTGGGCCGGTCGGTACGTGGAGCCTGCATTGATATCGCAGCTGTACCTGCCTGTGATGATTGAAATGGTTGCAATACAAAAGCGCAAGCGGTTCCCCACCTGCGCCTTAGTTATTTAATTCCATCAATCTTCCCTGCTCCCGTCATCCGCCATCCGCACGATCTTTGGCGTAAACTCCGCGATGATCTCGACCAGCGCCTCCTGAGCTTTCATCACCGCACGGATGTCTTTGTAAGCACCCGGCGCTTCATCCAGGCCACCCCCGAGCAGCGTAACACCGTGGCTTTGCAGGATGTTCTTCAATTCAGCGGGCGTGAACGTTTTTTCCGCCTGCGTACGGCTCATTTGTCTGCCCGCACCATGCGATGCAGAATTAATAGCTGCCGCATTCCCTTTACCCCGTACCAGGTATCCCGGTGCGGTCATAGAGCCGGGGATAATGCCCAGCACGCCGGCACCCGCGGGGGTAGCGCCTTTCCGGTGCACGATCACTTCCTGGCCGTTCAGCATTTCCTTCCATGCAAAGTTGTGATGGTTCTCCACCCGTGCCAGCAGCGGTGCGCCAATGGCGGCGGTCATTTTTTGATGGATCACTTCATGGCAGGCGCTCGCATAATCACCGGCCAGGTGCATGGCCAGCCAGTATTCCTGGCCAGCATCGGTATCGAGATCCAGGTAGGCGAGGTTTTGCGCTTCCCTGGGCAGCTTACAGATCTCTTTGGCCACTTTGGTGTAGTGCCCAGCCAGTGTGGCGCCCAGGCCGCGGGAACCGGAGTGGGTAAGCAGGGCAAGGTATTGGCCCGCAGGGATGTTCCATTCATTATCCGCATTGGCAAATGTGAGGGTACCCCATTCCACGAAGTGGTTACCACCACCGGAAGAGCCCAGTTGCGCCCATGCCTTATCTTTCAGGCTACGGGTAAGGCGGTTCATACCAAATGCTGCATTTTCCAGCACGGCGTGGTCTGCACGTTGGGCCCCGCTAAAGCCATTGCCTGCGCCAAAAGCGGAATACTGCAACAACGCGTTGGCATAAAAACCTGCCCGTGTTTCCAGTACAGCCGCCGGTGCATCAAAGATGCTCAGCGCCATACGGCAACCTATATCTACCCCTACACCGTAAGGGATCACTGCATTATTGGTGGCCAGTACGCCGCCAATGGGAAGGCCATAGCCCTGGTGGGCATCCGGCATCAGGGCGCCTGCAACGGTTACCGGTAATCTTACCGCCGTTTGCATCTGTGCGCGGGCGCCGGCTTCAATGGCTTCAGGACCATATATAACAAAGGATGAAGGGTCTTTCAGTTGGATGGTTTCATCCGCAGGGACCATTAGCATGGCCGCCAGACTGGCCCATACCGCGTCTGCGGTGTAGGCTTCCGGCGCAGCCAGGAGCGCCGCCAAAGTGGCCAGCACTTCCGCTTCCTGCGTTTCCGCAAAAGTGGCCGCTATATGGCGGGCCGCTGTAATAGCGGGCGACTGTGGGTAACCGATGGCGATCAATTGTTTGCCGGTGATGTTCAGTGCGTTCATATCTGTATCATTTGCTTGACAATACAAAGGTTAAACTGAACTGCGCAAGCTTTTTGCGCACTTGGATTTATTTCTTTATTTTTCTAAAAATTCAAATCCTATGCCCGTCAACCGCAATGCGTTGATCCGCTATAAGCTGATAGACAACTGCCTGCGCAACCGCCGCCGCAGGTGGACCCTGGAAGATCTCATTGACACGGTATCTGAAGGGCTGTATGAATATGAAGGTATTGACAAAGGCATCAGCCGCCGCACCCTGCAGGCCGACCTACAAATGATGCGCAGTGATAAACTGGGATACAATGCACCCATCATCATCGTAAATAAAAAATACTACACGTATGAAGATGCCAGCTACAGCATCACGAATATTCCCCTGAGTGAACAGGACCTGCACCGCATGAACGAGGCCGTGGAAGTGCTGAAGCAGTTCAAAGGCTTCAACCACTTCAACAGCCTGCAATCCGTGGTACAAAAGCTGGAAGACCACGTATACGCGGCTACCCATCACACCAAAACGGTGATAGATTTTGAGAAGAATGACCAGCTGAAAGGCCTGGAGCACCTGGATGTGATCTACCAGTCTATTGTGCAGCAAAAGCCAGTGCGGATGGTTTACAAATCATTCAAGGCCCGCGAACAGCGTAACCTTATTTTTCACGTGTGGTGGCTGAAAGAATTTAAGAACCGCTGGTTTGCAGTAGGCGTAGTGGAAGGCGGCGCAAAAGACCCGAACCATACCGTATTGAACCTGGCGCTGGACCGTATGGGATCAGTAGTGCATGATGAAACGGTATTGTACCGGGAAAGCAGGGGGCTGGATGCCGCTGATTTTTATAAGAACGTGATAGGCCCCACGGTGCAGTGGCCCAGGGAAGATGTGCAAACCGTGATCTTCTTTGCCAACAAGCTGCATGCGCCCTACATTGAAACAAAGCCATTACACCCATCACAACAGGTAAAGGAACGGCTGCCGGAAGGCATCGTGTTTACCATGCAGGTACAATTGAATAACGAACTGGAAAAGGAGTTGCTGGGTTTTGGAGATGGTGTGGTAGTACTGGCTCCCCACCGGTTGCGGCGCATGATCAGGAGCCGGCTGCGCAAAGGGCTTGCACAATATGAAGACAATTATCCTTACCTCAACAGGAAGGAGGGAGACTGATCACCATGAAGCCCCGCCCATAGGCCCGAATCACAAGGCATAGGCGGGCGCCTGCATGGAGATGTTAATCAAAATGTATACTGCCCGCTGATCACTTCTTCCGCCAGGCCAAAAGAAAGGGTCATCCCTGCACCACTGGGTGCATTGAGAATGGTAACGCCGGTTTCCGGAGAGTGGATGAACTCCGTAGCGCCGTTCTTCATCTTGGCATAGGTGCCATTCCAGGATTGCAGGCGGGAGTTGTTCTTAAACTGCGTGAAGGTGGCCAGGTAATCCATTACCAGGTCATTCAGTGATTCCCGGTCAAAGGGGTCCTGCACCAGGCCATATTCATGCGTATCACCAATGGTAAGCTCACCCAGGTGATTTTGCGATACCATTACGTGGATGCCCCATTTCACGTATTCCGGGTATTGCTCCGCGTAGCGTTCTTTCAGTGCCGCCAATGAAGGAGATACCTGGAAAGCGCTGTAGTGCGTAAGGGAAAGGCCGCCGCAGAGTGAGGGCCCTATGCGCCAGTTATCGGGCTGGGCCTGGAGGCGCAGCATTTGCAGCTTGCACTTGGTGATGGGAATTTCCAGGAAGGTTTCCGGGTAAAGGGTTTCGAAATCTGCACCGCTGCAAACGTAGATCTCGTCTGCGCTCCAGGTGCGCTTACCGGAGTACACCACGGGGTGCGCTATACGGCTGATGGCGGTGTTCCAATGAAATACCACGCCGTATTTTTCCTGCAGGAAAGCAGCTACCTGGCCCACGGCCTGGCGGCTTTCCACGATCATTTCATCTGCGCTCCACAATGCCCCCAGCAGGCCTGTTGCTTTGGCCGCAGGGCTTTTGGCCTGCACCTGTTCCGGGGTAAGCATGGCCACCTGGCGGTAGCTTTTACTGGCCTGTACAAATTCTTCCATCACCCCGAGTTCATCGGCATGATAAGCCAGGTGCAATGATCCCACCGGGTCTGTCCAGATCTTGCTTTCCGCGGCAATCTGCTGCCACGTGTTCCGGCTAAAGATAGCGCGGTTATACAAAGTGCCTTCCGGCTGGCCCACCGGCCACACCATCCCAAAGTTGCGGATGGAGGCACCGATGGCCCTTTCATTGCGCTCAAATACCGTCACCGCGTAGCCCCGCACCGCCAGTGCGCGCGCAGTAGCCAGCCCCAGGATGCCTGCGCCTATTACGATTGCTGATTTTGCCATGGAAAGTAAGTTGTTAATATGTGATCGTTATCCCCTCACAATGTCCAGTACCTCCGCAATATCATCAATGATATGCGTGGGCTGGTAAGGCTCCAGGGCGGCACGGGTGAAGGCCCCGGTAGTAACACCGATGATGTAGCGGCTGCCTACGTTCTGGCCTTCGCGGATGTCTACTGCTGTGTCGCCTACCTTGGCGGTTTCCTTCGGGTCTGTGATGCCGGCGGCTTCCATCATGCGCTGCACCATATAGGGATGCGGGCGGCCCTGGGGCACTTCATCCGATGCTACCAGGTAGTCAAAAATGCCTTTCTTTTCCCATCCCAGTTTATCTACGATAGCCATGGCAATGTTGCGGGAAAAACCGGTGTTAATGCCCACTTTCACGCCTTGCTGGCGCAATGCCTGCAGGGTGGCTTCTGCATGGGGCAGGGCCATGATATCCGGCGTGGTGTGGTAGTAATCCAGCATGTGCTGTACAAAGGTGCGGTGTATATTGCAAACATGTTCGGCAGTGATCTGTTCGGGGGTAAGGGTGCGGCCCAGCATCATGCGGATGGCTTCCGTTTTTTCATAACCCATGATCGGGTTGATCTCATCCAGGGGAATGGAATATCCATACTGCTGCAGGGCGGCCTGGAAAGCTTTGGCCACCCCGTTATCATCCTTTACCGTGGTGCCGGCCATGTCAAATACAACCAGTTTTATAGACATCTTATCGGTTTTTGGAAGGCGGATGCCCTCGTGTAATAATCGGTAGTTACACAGCAATATTAAACAAAAGTTTAGTAATGCTAAACCGCTAGAAGTTTACCTTTTTGTTAAGATAGCCGTTGCAGGGGTTAAAACTGGTTGGTAATGAAAAGCCTGGCGCTAGTCTCGCTCTTCAAAAAAATAGACCACCAGCATACTGGCAGGTGTGGTGCCCACATTCCGTGGGGT
Proteins encoded:
- a CDS encoding FecR family protein, with amino-acid sequence MTPERLQYLLEKYLDGTATEAERQAYDEWYEARQHDTDAALTPMELRQVYQRIAHRTTPARVVRMRWATAAAVSGAMVLGAAWWWQQPHHQAAVSPVAQAISAPADTLEFENKLADHRSVHLPDGSLATLYKGSRIRYSSGFGKQDRRIILFGKAYFNVARYAGNPFVVESGNVATTALGTAFTMARTGSEIKVWLHSGRVMVQANNRIAYLQPGQMAISTPTAALLTMNSESSGNATPALKRATIRDFGGLTGYAASFDQLPLSQVLDSLAKGYHINIRVQHASLENIAFSGTVRPTDSLAQVLHRIALLENLKITNMATGYRIEKNH
- a CDS encoding RNA polymerase sigma factor, translated to MEEGLWQQARNGDRRAFETLYHLHAEALGQQALRILRDREQAKDILQEVFISLYLKRGDLPDDLNVGGYLSNAVKYKISNVLRNKLVQESHHQVIVKEGYQSDIQPAVSLERNELKQQIDQSIHTLPQKCRQVFMLSYYGNLGYKAIAAELGISVKTVEKHMSKALQALRRELKAGHYIGMLAIGMMLN
- a CDS encoding YXWGXW repeat-containing protein, coding for MNKLAGLLVAFALVAFTAADTYAQRVVVRTRPARPTVIVTRPVAPSPRAVWVEEEWVPQGRGYVWHGGYWAAPPRPGVVWIAGHWRHGRGGWVWIPGHWR
- a CDS encoding RtcB family protein, whose translation is MNALNITGKQLIAIGYPQSPAITAARHIAATFAETQEAEVLATLAALLAAPEAYTADAVWASLAAMLMVPADETIQLKDPSSFVIYGPEAIEAGARAQMQTAVRLPVTVAGALMPDAHQGYGLPIGGVLATNNAVIPYGVGVDIGCRMALSIFDAPAAVLETRAGFYANALLQYSAFGAGNGFSGAQRADHAVLENAAFGMNRLTRSLKDKAWAQLGSSGGGNHFVEWGTLTFANADNEWNIPAGQYLALLTHSGSRGLGATLAGHYTKVAKEICKLPREAQNLAYLDLDTDAGQEYWLAMHLAGDYASACHEVIHQKMTAAIGAPLLARVENHHNFAWKEMLNGQEVIVHRKGATPAGAGVLGIIPGSMTAPGYLVRGKGNAAAINSASHGAGRQMSRTQAEKTFTPAELKNILQSHGVTLLGGGLDEAPGAYKDIRAVMKAQEALVEIIAEFTPKIVRMADDGSRED
- a CDS encoding helix-turn-helix transcriptional regulator; this encodes MPVNRNALIRYKLIDNCLRNRRRRWTLEDLIDTVSEGLYEYEGIDKGISRRTLQADLQMMRSDKLGYNAPIIIVNKKYYTYEDASYSITNIPLSEQDLHRMNEAVEVLKQFKGFNHFNSLQSVVQKLEDHVYAATHHTKTVIDFEKNDQLKGLEHLDVIYQSIVQQKPVRMVYKSFKAREQRNLIFHVWWLKEFKNRWFAVGVVEGGAKDPNHTVLNLALDRMGSVVHDETVLYRESRGLDAADFYKNVIGPTVQWPREDVQTVIFFANKLHAPYIETKPLHPSQQVKERLPEGIVFTMQVQLNNELEKELLGFGDGVVVLAPHRLRRMIRSRLRKGLAQYEDNYPYLNRKEGD
- a CDS encoding TIGR03364 family FAD-dependent oxidoreductase, producing MAKSAIVIGAGILGLATARALAVRGYAVTVFERNERAIGASIRNFGMVWPVGQPEGTLYNRAIFSRNTWQQIAAESKIWTDPVGSLHLAYHADELGVMEEFVQASKSYRQVAMLTPEQVQAKSPAAKATGLLGALWSADEMIVESRQAVGQVAAFLQEKYGVVFHWNTAISRIAHPVVYSGKRTWSADEIYVCSGADFETLYPETFLEIPITKCKLQMLRLQAQPDNWRIGPSLCGGLSLTHYSAFQVSPSLAALKERYAEQYPEYVKWGIHVMVSQNHLGELTIGDTHEYGLVQDPFDRESLNDLVMDYLATFTQFKNNSRLQSWNGTYAKMKNGATEFIHSPETGVTILNAPSGAGMTLSFGLAEEVISGQYTF
- a CDS encoding HAD-IA family hydrolase; this encodes MSIKLVVFDMAGTTVKDDNGVAKAFQAALQQYGYSIPLDEINPIMGYEKTEAIRMMLGRTLTPEQITAEHVCNIHRTFVQHMLDYYHTTPDIMALPHAEATLQALRQQGVKVGINTGFSRNIAMAIVDKLGWEKKGIFDYLVASDEVPQGRPHPYMVQRMMEAAGITDPKETAKVGDTAVDIREGQNVGSRYIIGVTTGAFTRAALEPYQPTHIIDDIAEVLDIVRG